From one Mesomycoplasma ovipneumoniae genomic stretch:
- a CDS encoding ribonuclease HIII — MILFKPELYQVDDLVIGCDEVGVGEYFTNLTVCCAVFRQSEIEGQLIEEIVDSKLLNEKKISELFEILDQKITYKFISLEMKDYNDLIQKGLNSHEIKAFLYFKVLRELTLIFKDVPIDKIFIDGFVSAQKFSQYLAKISKFFNIEPWNFEKYPLILEKKADTKIKQVGAASIIAKHALSQKFNKRQEKWKAIFPAGSNQIEKIVNFCLGQIQKYGTIFLEENVKLHFSITDKVYTKLKEKNGKNS, encoded by the coding sequence ATGATCTTGTTTAAACCGGAATTATATCAGGTTGATGATTTAGTAATTGGCTGTGATGAGGTTGGCGTTGGCGAGTATTTTACAAATTTAACTGTTTGCTGCGCTGTTTTTCGCCAGTCAGAAATTGAAGGGCAACTTATTGAAGAAATTGTTGATTCAAAACTTTTAAATGAAAAAAAAATTAGTGAACTTTTTGAAATTTTGGACCAAAAAATTACTTATAAATTTATCTCTTTAGAGATGAAAGACTATAATGATCTAATCCAAAAAGGACTAAACTCGCATGAAATCAAAGCTTTTTTATATTTTAAAGTGCTTAGAGAACTGACTTTAATTTTTAAAGATGTTCCAATTGATAAAATTTTTATTGATGGTTTTGTCTCGGCACAAAAATTTAGTCAATATCTTGCTAAAATAAGTAAATTTTTCAACATTGAGCCATGAAATTTTGAAAAATATCCCTTAATTTTGGAAAAAAAAGCCGACACAAAAATTAAACAAGTTGGAGCTGCTTCAATAATTGCAAAACATGCCTTAAGTCAAAAATTCAACAAACGGCAAGAAAAATGAAAAGCAATTTTTCCGGCTGGTTCAAATCAAATTGAAAAAATTGTTAATTTTTGTCTCGGGCAAATTCAGAAATACGGGACAATTTTCCTTGAAGAAAATGTAAAATTACATTTTAGCATTACTGATAAAGTCTATACGAAACTAAAGGAAAAAAATGGAAAAAATAGCTAA
- a CDS encoding YneF family protein — MEKIAKLFQENSEQIISNVGTAGGVGLGGWIGITIGVGIILFIIGGVIALIVSKKMFEKQIRENPPITEGMIRAMYMQMGRKPSEAQIRAVMRSVKNAKK, encoded by the coding sequence ATGGAAAAAATAGCTAAATTATTTCAAGAAAATTCAGAACAAATTATCTCAAATGTCGGCACAGCTGGCGGAGTAGGTCTTGGTGGTTGAATTGGCATAACTATTGGTGTTGGAATTATTTTATTTATTATTGGCGGCGTGATTGCCTTAATAGTCTCAAAAAAAATGTTTGAAAAACAAATTCGTGAAAATCCACCAATAACAGAAGGCATGATTCGCGCAATGTACATGCAAATGGGTCGAAAACCATCTGAGGCACAAATTAGAGCGGTTATGCGATCAGTAAAAAACGCTAAAAAGTAG
- the gpmI gene encoding 2,3-bisphosphoglycerate-independent phosphoglycerate mutase, with product MKKRVILIIIDGLGLRPESQGNGFALAKTPVFDHLFDNYPNSLIAASGQEVGLPEGQMGNSEVGHLNIGAGFIVYTGISIINNALKTGEFFKNEKFIKVFEHSIKTDTPVQIMGLFSPGGVHSHQDHLFALIDFAAEFGVKKLNLHLFGDGRDVAPESIKPNLNLLIKKLKNFENYKIASISGRFYSMDRDKMFDRVELGYNSIRGKAENTFTNPIDYVDSQYEKGISDEFLQPAINLQVNKNDFLNDNHGVIFFNFRPDRARQLSHLILQTDLYTFKPKYPVKIDTFVSMMKYEGINCDIAFEEMKVKNPLGKVADEAGLKQLRLAETQKYAHVTFFVDGGVELELKNSDRILVDSLKVESYADYPQMSAVEITDKLIQVGQNYDLIIVNFANPDMVGHTGNLKATIKAVEILDSQIGRIHSWAKENNFHFFITADHGNAELTEDENNKPSTKHTVFPVMLISSDKSLKLKNGRLANIAPTVLDYLNIKKHPDMDHESLIIK from the coding sequence ATGAAAAAAAGAGTTATTTTAATTATTATTGACGGCCTTGGATTGCGTCCAGAAAGTCAAGGAAACGGTTTTGCACTTGCAAAAACACCGGTTTTTGACCACCTTTTTGACAATTATCCAAATAGTTTGATCGCCGCATCGGGTCAAGAAGTTGGACTACCTGAAGGACAAATGGGAAATTCAGAAGTTGGCCATTTAAATATCGGGGCTGGATTTATTGTCTATACAGGAATTTCAATTATAAATAATGCTTTAAAAACCGGTGAGTTTTTCAAAAATGAAAAATTTATTAAGGTTTTTGAGCATAGTATCAAAACTGATACGCCAGTGCAAATTATGGGACTTTTTTCTCCAGGAGGCGTTCACTCACATCAAGATCACCTTTTTGCCCTAATTGATTTTGCGGCCGAATTTGGTGTCAAAAAACTTAATTTGCACCTTTTTGGTGATGGAAGAGATGTTGCACCTGAATCAATTAAGCCAAATCTTAATTTATTAATAAAGAAATTAAAAAATTTTGAAAATTACAAAATTGCTTCAATTTCTGGTCGTTTTTATTCAATGGATCGTGATAAAATGTTTGACCGTGTTGAATTAGGATACAATTCTATTCGCGGAAAAGCCGAAAATACCTTCACAAATCCAATTGATTATGTTGATTCTCAATATGAAAAAGGAATTAGCGACGAATTTTTACAACCGGCAATAAATTTGCAGGTTAATAAAAATGATTTTCTTAACGACAATCATGGTGTTATTTTTTTCAATTTTCGACCTGATCGCGCAAGACAACTTTCACATTTAATTTTGCAAACAGATTTATATACTTTTAAACCAAAATATCCTGTAAAAATCGACACTTTTGTGTCAATGATGAAATATGAAGGGATAAATTGCGATATTGCTTTTGAGGAAATGAAAGTCAAAAATCCACTTGGAAAAGTAGCAGATGAGGCAGGATTAAAACAACTTCGACTCGCTGAAACGCAAAAATATGCCCATGTAACTTTCTTTGTTGACGGTGGCGTAGAACTTGAATTAAAAAATTCTGACCGAATTCTTGTCGATTCATTAAAAGTTGAGTCTTATGCTGATTATCCGCAAATGTCGGCTGTCGAAATTACTGATAAATTAATTCAAGTTGGGCAAAATTATGACCTTATTATCGTCAACTTTGCAAATCCAGATATGGTCGGACATACAGGAAACTTAAAAGCAACTATAAAAGCGGTTGAAATTTTAGATTCACAAATTGGTCGAATTCACAGCTGAGCAAAAGAAAATAATTTTCATTTTTTCATTACAGCCGACCATGGTAATGCCGAACTTACTGAGGATGAAAATAATAAACCCTCAACAAAACATACCGTATTTCCCGTTATGTTAATTTCAAGTGATAAAAGTTTGAAATTAAAAAACGGAAGATTGGCAAATATTGCCCCAACAGTTCTTGATTATTTAAATATCAAAAAACATCCTGACATGGATCATGAATCCTTAATAATTAAGTAA
- a CDS encoding thioredoxin family protein, giving the protein MPIFDIHSTDDINQKILTSKAAILVFHQPGCGACVLYEPSIDQMNDKYGVNGLVIIRVNVRENILFARDNQIHGTPTTLFYKDHKLVHRLEGYVPADVLESQLKHFELI; this is encoded by the coding sequence ATGCCAATCTTTGATATTCACTCAACCGATGACATTAATCAAAAAATTTTAACAAGCAAAGCTGCAATTCTCGTATTTCACCAACCTGGATGCGGAGCCTGTGTTCTTTATGAACCTTCAATAGATCAAATGAACGATAAATATGGAGTAAATGGTCTAGTTATCATTAGAGTTAATGTGCGTGAAAATATTTTATTTGCGCGTGATAACCAAATCCATGGAACTCCAACAACATTATTTTATAAAGATCACAAACTTGTACATCGTCTTGAAGGTTATGTTCCTGCTGATGTATTAGAATCACAATTAAAACACTTTGAATTAATTTAA
- the proS gene encoding proline--tRNA ligase produces the protein MKRPEKITPSSEDFAKWYVDVITQANLMSYGPIKGTLYFKPFGYSIWTNITKIVDAFFASQGVKNVYFPLLIPESFIEKEKQHIKGFAPELLTITHVGQKKLAENIYIRPTSELLFADYFKNEIAANNILPLKLNQWTQVLRWEKTTNPFLRNTEFLWQEGHTIHSDKLEAQNFTKKIAKYYKFFLENYLAIPTIFGKKTNREKFAGAVTTYTIESMMQNFRALQTATSHFLGQNFAKNFGIQFKNNKNEFETPYQTSWGISTRLIGALVMVHSDDSGLVLPPKIAPYKVDILEFFAKKHPEVKDFSKKVARILKQRKISYQIDESDEQIGFKINKSEVSGSPIRIEIGPNDVKKNQICLVRRDNRQKIYFSLDELKDKCPKILDEIQKNLFEKAKTRIIENTVFVTSYQELQTEIQKGKFVIAPFGESSAKEKQIQDETTATARCILPKNSIFNIPQSANSIFSGKKTTKFVLFAKSY, from the coding sequence ATGAAACGACCTGAAAAGATAACGCCAAGTAGTGAAGATTTTGCAAAATGATATGTTGACGTTATAACTCAGGCGAATTTAATGAGTTACGGACCAATCAAAGGAACCCTTTACTTTAAACCTTTTGGATATTCAATTTGAACTAATATAACTAAAATAGTTGATGCATTTTTTGCTTCCCAAGGTGTAAAAAATGTTTATTTTCCGCTTCTTATACCTGAAAGTTTTATAGAAAAAGAAAAACAACATATTAAAGGTTTTGCGCCAGAATTATTAACAATAACTCATGTAGGCCAAAAAAAATTAGCCGAAAATATTTATATAAGACCAACTAGTGAGCTCCTTTTTGCTGATTATTTTAAAAATGAAATTGCTGCAAATAACATTTTACCGTTAAAATTAAATCAGTGAACTCAAGTTTTGAGATGAGAAAAAACTACTAATCCATTTTTAAGAAATACTGAATTTCTTTGGCAAGAAGGTCACACAATTCACTCAGATAAATTAGAGGCTCAAAATTTTACTAAAAAAATAGCTAAATATTATAAATTCTTTTTAGAAAATTATCTTGCTATACCAACAATATTTGGTAAAAAAACTAATCGAGAAAAGTTTGCCGGCGCTGTTACAACTTACACTATTGAATCAATGATGCAAAATTTCCGCGCGCTTCAAACAGCAACATCGCATTTTTTAGGCCAAAATTTTGCTAAAAATTTTGGAATTCAATTTAAAAATAACAAAAACGAATTTGAGACGCCATATCAAACATCTTGAGGGATTTCCACCCGTCTAATTGGCGCTCTTGTGATGGTTCACAGTGATGATAGTGGTTTAGTTTTGCCTCCAAAAATTGCCCCATATAAGGTAGACATTCTTGAGTTTTTTGCAAAAAAACATCCAGAAGTTAAAGATTTTTCAAAAAAAGTAGCTAGAATTCTTAAACAAAGAAAAATTAGCTATCAAATAGATGAATCAGATGAGCAAATTGGCTTTAAAATAAATAAGTCTGAAGTTTCTGGTTCACCAATTCGAATTGAAATTGGGCCAAATGATGTAAAGAAAAATCAAATTTGTCTTGTTCGCCGTGATAACCGCCAAAAAATTTATTTTAGCCTTGATGAATTAAAAGACAAATGCCCTAAAATTCTTGATGAAATTCAAAAAAACTTGTTTGAAAAAGCTAAAACTCGCATAATTGAAAACACAGTTTTTGTAACTTCGTATCAAGAACTTCAAACTGAAATACAAAAAGGCAAATTTGTTATTGCTCCTTTTGGTGAAAGCTCAGCAAAAGAGAAACAAATACAAGACGAAACTACCGCAACAGCTCGTTGTATTTTGCCAAAAAATTCAATATTTAATATACCACAAAGCGCTAATTCAATATTTAGCGGTAAAAAAACTACTAAATTTGTCTTATTTGCAAAATCTTATTAA
- the mraZ gene encoding division/cell wall cluster transcriptional repressor MraZ codes for MFGTVFRILDEKNRIVLPPAFRDELDGDFYISANLDKILEIRSQAEFDIIAQKIGKANSLDPRLRDFARYFFGNTVKVSVDKQGRFLIPKNLLDLAAVKKRIYLLGVNNKIEIWPEERYDQFFAKFSDSNVTADLEKELLKSGVEL; via the coding sequence ATGTTTGGAACTGTTTTCAGAATATTAGATGAAAAAAATAGAATTGTGCTACCTCCTGCTTTTCGTGATGAACTTGATGGTGACTTCTATATTTCAGCTAATTTGGACAAAATTCTCGAAATCAGAAGCCAAGCTGAATTTGATATCATTGCCCAAAAAATTGGAAAAGCAAACTCATTAGATCCACGACTTCGTGATTTTGCAAGATATTTTTTTGGAAATACCGTCAAAGTTTCTGTCGATAAGCAAGGTAGGTTTTTAATTCCCAAAAATTTACTTGACTTGGCCGCTGTCAAAAAAAGAATCTATTTATTAGGGGTTAATAACAAAATTGAAATTTGGCCTGAAGAAAGATACGATCAATTTTTTGCAAAGTTTTCTGACAGCAATGTCACCGCTGATTTAGAAAAAGAATTGCTAAAATCGGGAGTAGAATTATAA
- the rsmH gene encoding 16S rRNA (cytosine(1402)-N(4))-methyltransferase RsmH gives MHIPVLLEEVILALEINPEGFYVDLTLGRGGHSKAILEKLTTGKLIVFDKDIQAIDETKSKLTAISQNVNFICSDFANFDYHLEKLGIDYIDGFIVDLGVSSPQIDNPERGFSYSKDGNLDMRMDTSQSLDASWVLNQYSEEKLVQIFYKYGQVKFARQIAKAIIENRPLKTTFDLTKIVKKVIPALALSKKNFVKNVFQAVRIEVNNELESLQMLLKKLPKFLKHGSKVLIISFHSLEDRLVKDAFLNLVSKSKQDFFKKGDPEFSTKVFRPSPEEVLLNPRAKSAKLRVLIKNS, from the coding sequence ATGCACATTCCAGTTTTGTTAGAAGAAGTTATCTTAGCTCTTGAAATTAATCCCGAAGGATTTTATGTTGATTTAACTTTAGGGCGTGGCGGACATTCCAAGGCGATTCTTGAAAAATTAACAACGGGAAAACTGATTGTTTTTGATAAAGATATCCAAGCCATAGACGAAACTAAATCTAAATTAACTGCAATTAGTCAAAATGTTAATTTTATTTGTTCAGATTTTGCAAATTTTGATTATCACCTAGAAAAATTAGGAATTGATTATATAGACGGGTTTATTGTTGATTTAGGTGTTTCTTCACCTCAAATTGATAATCCTGAGCGTGGCTTTTCTTACTCTAAAGATGGCAATTTAGATATGAGAATGGACACAAGTCAATCTCTTGATGCTTCTTGAGTTTTAAATCAATATTCTGAAGAAAAACTAGTTCAGATTTTTTACAAATACGGACAAGTAAAATTTGCACGGCAAATTGCAAAAGCAATCATTGAAAATAGACCTTTGAAAACTACTTTTGATCTTACTAAGATTGTCAAAAAAGTTATTCCAGCACTGGCGTTATCTAAAAAAAACTTTGTAAAAAATGTTTTCCAGGCTGTGCGAATTGAAGTAAATAACGAACTTGAATCTCTGCAAATGTTGTTAAAAAAGTTACCCAAATTCTTAAAGCACGGTTCAAAAGTTTTAATTATTAGCTTCCATTCGCTAGAGGATCGATTAGTAAAAGATGCATTTTTAAATTTAGTTAGCAAATCTAAGCAAGATTTTTTTAAAAAAGGCGATCCAGAATTCTCAACGAAAGTTTTTCGACCATCACCAGAAGAAGTTTTGCTAAATCCAAGAGCAAAATCGGCTAAATTACGAGTTTTAATTAAAAATTCATAA
- a CDS encoding cell division protein FtsZ — MERCSKIMLMGLGDFGSKIVQNINLDQASFPKFFINSRDEYSNFNFSDQNSLILSQSNFGYDWKKANQAVKDKSLEIQSILAGVKILFLIVGLGGSTGSGAVLEVAEIAQKMNIIIIVLATNPSENESKFRRETSFDVLQNLKKIVDSLILISPEEISLTFPSLMVENVLQLIVLTIQKKISILTKAICQQNALIHVNSSIIESILSNNNFVFVGYASETGSNRAIVATENAFKNHFVEFDLSSSEEMLITISANNSILQTEINDVLNTIRKNFKPDLKFSYGVYTNTKLDKEIEIGIIASQKKHSYESKKATKLNLAFDNKFSIF, encoded by the coding sequence ATGGAAAGATGTAGTAAAATTATGCTAATGGGATTAGGTGATTTTGGATCTAAAATTGTTCAAAACATCAATTTAGATCAAGCTAGCTTTCCAAAATTTTTTATAAATTCACGCGATGAATATTCTAATTTCAATTTTAGCGATCAAAATTCACTAATTCTTAGTCAATCAAATTTTGGATATGACTGAAAAAAAGCAAACCAAGCAGTAAAAGATAAAAGTTTAGAAATTCAATCAATTCTTGCTGGGGTCAAAATTCTCTTTTTGATTGTAGGATTAGGCGGATCGACTGGATCAGGAGCAGTTTTAGAAGTAGCTGAAATCGCTCAAAAAATGAATATAATTATAATAGTTTTAGCAACAAATCCTTCTGAAAATGAGTCAAAATTTAGAAGAGAAACAAGTTTTGACGTGCTTCAAAATTTGAAAAAAATTGTTGATTCATTGATTTTAATTTCACCAGAAGAAATAAGTTTAACTTTTCCGAGTCTTATGGTTGAAAATGTTCTTCAATTAATAGTCCTAACTATTCAAAAGAAAATTTCAATTCTAACAAAAGCTATTTGTCAACAAAATGCATTAATTCATGTTAACAGTTCAATAATCGAGTCAATTTTATCCAATAATAACTTTGTTTTTGTCGGATATGCAAGCGAAACTGGTTCAAATAGGGCAATAGTTGCAACTGAAAATGCCTTTAAAAACCATTTTGTCGAATTTGATCTCTCATCTTCCGAGGAAATGTTAATTACAATTAGTGCTAATAATTCAATTTTACAAACCGAAATTAACGATGTTCTTAACACAATTAGAAAAAATTTCAAACCAGACTTAAAATTTTCTTATGGCGTGTATACAAACACAAAATTAGATAAAGAAATTGAAATTGGTATAATTGCAAGTCAAAAAAAGCATAGTTATGAAAGCAAAAAAGCAACAAAATTAAATCTTGCCTTCGATAACAAATTTAGTATTTTCTAA
- a CDS encoding nicotinate phosphoribosyltransferase produces MSKINKYISDYFLDSQKILAKFNPKNIVILQFFQRKDFAVIGGMDEVLNFLVDNTDYKKYKIRYLQDGTRVKKREIVLELEGPLHLFGHVEGIIDGILARSTSIATNAYLCKKAANDKEIIFMADRSDHYLMHQIDGKAAKIGGISIFSNLAQSGKSTTKNFGSMPHSLIQNFDGDLIKTSQAYRKIFPDQPLVALVDFNNNVIEESLAVLAEFGQDLAGVRVDTSSNIADQMFEDPKKDDFGINAKLIKKLREELDKNNGQHVKIIASSGLNPMKIRELEEQNAPVDLYGVGEYMLQIRNHFSADATVLNGKKLAKFGRFYRKNSKLITFEYEK; encoded by the coding sequence ATGTCAAAAATCAATAAATATATATCTGACTATTTTCTTGATAGTCAAAAAATACTTGCAAAATTTAATCCGAAAAATATTGTTATTTTACAGTTTTTCCAACGTAAAGATTTTGCCGTTATTGGCGGAATGGATGAAGTTTTAAATTTTTTAGTAGATAATACTGACTATAAAAAATATAAAATTCGCTATTTACAAGATGGAACTCGTGTAAAAAAACGTGAAATAGTGCTTGAATTAGAGGGTCCTTTGCATCTTTTTGGTCATGTTGAAGGAATTATTGACGGAATTTTAGCCCGTTCAACTTCGATAGCAACAAATGCTTATTTATGCAAAAAAGCAGCAAATGATAAAGAAATAATCTTTATGGCCGATCGTTCTGATCACTATTTGATGCATCAAATTGACGGAAAAGCAGCAAAAATAGGCGGTATTTCAATATTTAGCAATTTAGCTCAGTCAGGAAAAAGTACTACTAAAAATTTTGGTTCAATGCCACACTCTTTAATTCAAAATTTTGATGGCGATCTTATTAAAACTTCGCAGGCTTACCGTAAAATTTTCCCAGATCAACCCTTAGTAGCTCTTGTAGATTTTAACAACAATGTAATTGAAGAATCTTTGGCTGTTTTGGCTGAATTTGGTCAAGATTTAGCTGGAGTTAGAGTTGATACTTCTTCAAATATTGCCGATCAAATGTTCGAAGATCCTAAAAAAGACGATTTTGGAATTAATGCAAAATTAATAAAAAAACTACGTGAAGAACTAGATAAAAATAACGGTCAACACGTAAAAATTATTGCCTCATCAGGACTAAACCCTATGAAAATTAGAGAATTAGAAGAACAAAACGCCCCTGTTGACTTATACGGTGTTGGCGAGTATATGCTTCAAATTCGAAATCATTTTAGCGCTGATGCAACAGTATTAAATGGCAAAAAACTAGCTAAATTTGGTCGTTTTTATCGTAAAAATTCAAAATTAATAACTTTTGAATATGAAAAATAA
- a CDS encoding tRNA1(Val) (adenine(37)-N6)-methyltransferase, whose protein sequence is MKNNLELNNLGYNDDLKIWQDKTSFNYSVDTILLGNFITLTKKVKLALEIGTNNGALAIFVAHRKKDLSIDAIEINEKAINLAKKNVEINKKENQINLICADFNQFWVEHNKKQSRKYDLIFANPPYFKVGTKKIRNVSPEFKNAIYEFSLNLSQLILGAGKIIQDKGRLSLVLPIERFIDVIEFLRQGRFEPKRVQFVMARVGSSPKFVLIESDFNAQWGTQFLHNLYLHPNNKNEHVYRKEIQKLYVARKVKNG, encoded by the coding sequence ATGAAAAATAATCTTGAATTGAATAATTTGGGTTATAATGATGACCTCAAAATTTGACAAGACAAGACAAGCTTTAATTATTCAGTTGATACTATTTTGCTAGGAAATTTCATCACCCTAACTAAAAAAGTAAAACTAGCACTTGAAATAGGAACAAATAACGGTGCGCTGGCAATTTTTGTTGCTCACAGAAAAAAAGACTTAAGTATTGATGCAATTGAAATTAATGAAAAAGCCATTAATTTAGCGAAAAAAAACGTTGAAATCAATAAAAAAGAAAATCAAATTAATCTAATTTGTGCTGATTTTAATCAGTTTTGAGTTGAACATAATAAAAAACAGTCACGAAAATACGACTTAATTTTTGCTAATCCTCCTTATTTTAAGGTCGGAACCAAAAAAATCCGCAATGTTAGCCCTGAGTTTAAAAATGCAATTTATGAATTTAGCCTTAATTTATCGCAATTAATTCTCGGAGCAGGCAAAATTATTCAAGACAAAGGAAGACTGTCACTGGTTTTACCAATCGAGAGATTTATTGATGTGATAGAATTTTTGCGTCAGGGTCGATTTGAGCCAAAGCGTGTTCAATTTGTAATGGCAAGAGTGGGATCTAGTCCCAAATTTGTTCTGATTGAATCAGATTTTAACGCTCAGTGGGGAACCCAATTCCTACATAATCTCTATTTACACCCAAATAATAAAAATGAACATGTTTATCGCAAAGAAATTCAGAAACTTTATGTAGCCCGAAAGGTTAAAAATGGCTAA
- the metG gene encoding methionine--tRNA ligase, with translation MAKKFYITTPIYYASGNLHIGHLYSSTLAWVVRNFKKMQGFDALMLTGSDEHGHKISRLAHQSGLDPQAFVDQNVEKFKILWQKFGIDYDYFLRTTSQAHKNFVKKIFYKMYENNDIFQGQYQGLYSVSDEEFLSQVQCIEKNNEFFHPVSGAKMELVEENSYFFAISKFQKWLENYLDANPNFISDKKIANELRQNFFQKGLEDLSVSRKNLKWGINLEKFQDQTIYVWLDALFSYLSIFDGQINIDSPQSQNFWNQAEEIVHVVGKEIARFHCIYWPIFLKSLNFRLPSTIFTHGWLITPEGKMSKSKGNVINPLELLDEFDPEIIKFYFVSQISAENDSIFDKKLLESLYNSFFVNTYGNLISRTIALVLKYFNNGLKFNIENLDWIDISFYEKILVSFDSFSENLSNFQLEKGFKLIIELAKNLNGYFDIKQLWNEKNLDKLGASLLLVLNGIYTISACLNCVMPKTVGKIIDFLGIKTTSFELITKLDKFDNIIFEKLEKPFFPRKKS, from the coding sequence ATGGCTAAAAAATTTTACATCACAACTCCTATTTACTATGCTAGTGGAAATCTCCATATTGGTCATCTTTATAGTTCGACTTTAGCATGAGTAGTCAGAAATTTTAAAAAAATGCAAGGTTTTGACGCACTAATGCTAACAGGATCTGACGAACACGGTCACAAAATAAGTCGCCTAGCCCATCAGTCAGGTTTAGATCCCCAAGCTTTTGTTGATCAAAACGTTGAAAAATTTAAAATTTTATGGCAAAAATTTGGCATTGACTATGATTATTTTCTAAGAACAACTAGTCAAGCTCATAAAAATTTTGTTAAAAAAATTTTTTACAAAATGTACGAAAATAATGATATTTTTCAAGGTCAATATCAGGGTCTTTATTCTGTAAGTGACGAAGAATTTTTATCTCAAGTTCAATGTATCGAAAAAAACAACGAATTTTTTCACCCAGTTAGCGGCGCAAAAATGGAATTAGTAGAGGAAAATTCTTATTTTTTTGCCATCAGTAAATTCCAAAAATGGCTAGAAAATTATTTAGATGCCAATCCTAATTTTATTTCTGACAAAAAAATCGCAAACGAGCTAAGACAAAATTTTTTCCAAAAAGGCTTAGAAGACTTATCTGTTAGCCGAAAAAATTTAAAATGAGGAATAAATCTTGAAAAATTTCAAGACCAAACTATCTATGTTTGACTTGATGCTCTTTTTAGCTATTTATCAATTTTTGACGGCCAAATTAATATTGACTCACCACAGAGTCAAAATTTTTGAAACCAGGCTGAAGAAATTGTTCATGTTGTTGGAAAAGAAATAGCCCGTTTTCACTGTATTTATTGGCCAATTTTTTTAAAATCATTAAATTTCAGACTGCCATCAACAATTTTTACTCACGGCTGACTCATAACTCCTGAAGGAAAAATGTCAAAATCAAAAGGAAATGTAATTAATCCTCTTGAATTACTTGATGAATTTGATCCTGAAATTATTAAATTTTATTTTGTAAGTCAAATAAGTGCTGAAAATGATAGTATTTTTGACAAAAAATTATTAGAAAGTCTATATAATTCATTTTTTGTCAATACATACGGAAATTTAATTAGTCGAACAATTGCACTTGTTTTGAAATATTTTAATAACGGATTGAAATTTAATATTGAAAATTTAGACTGAATAGATATTAGTTTTTATGAAAAAATTTTGGTAAGTTTTGACTCATTTTCCGAAAATTTGTCAAATTTTCAGCTTGAAAAGGGCTTTAAACTAATAATCGAGCTAGCAAAAAATTTAAACGGTTATTTTGATATCAAACAATTATGAAATGAAAAAAACTTAGATAAATTAGGTGCAAGTTTACTTTTAGTTTTAAATGGAATTTACACAATTTCAGCATGTCTTAACTGTGTAATGCCTAAAACCGTCGGAAAAATTATTGATTTTTTAGGAATAAAAACCACAAGTTTTGAATTAATTACAAAATTAGATAAATTTGACAATATTATTTTTGAAAAACTGGAAAAACCTTTTTTCCCAAGAAAAAAATCTTAA